One Cytobacillus sp. FSL H8-0458 DNA segment encodes these proteins:
- a CDS encoding serine hydrolase, whose protein sequence is MKRLRLLLIVLTLVLSSAAFSGNMVNAKEWSGEKLSQAHPKKAGFDPEKLKGIDKAITEAIADGVTPGAVVLVAKDGKIVKQEAYGYAQKYDMGELLENPRKMKKKTMFDLASVTKVMGTTQGIMKLVSDGKLSVNDRISDFIPEFAQHGKEDITVADLLTHTSGLTPWKPTYLYADNSEEVLNYINKLPLEYPIGTDRRYSDFSFMMLGFLIEEISGQKLDKYLEENIYKPLKMHDTMFTPPDHFKKKIAATSWGNPYEYKMIDDPNFGYYVEESPDMFKYWRNYTLVGEVNDGNSFYGNKGVAGHAGLFSTARDLAVLGQTMLNGGTYGKSKMYDKEVIDMFTSPQRFGQGYGWELGKSWYMGEHYSDKAFGHTGFTGTQVIIDPEENLQIILLTNKQNNGPLPSGSYRSTGALSKEVANIVYESLN, encoded by the coding sequence TTGAAAAGATTAAGGTTATTGTTAATCGTACTCACATTAGTCTTAAGTTCTGCAGCTTTTTCTGGAAATATGGTGAATGCCAAAGAATGGTCCGGGGAGAAATTAAGTCAAGCCCATCCGAAAAAGGCAGGCTTTGATCCGGAGAAATTGAAGGGTATTGATAAAGCCATTACGGAGGCTATTGCGGATGGTGTTACACCGGGTGCAGTAGTTCTTGTGGCCAAGGATGGAAAGATTGTCAAACAGGAAGCGTACGGATATGCACAAAAGTATGATATGGGGGAATTGCTCGAGAACCCCAGAAAAATGAAAAAGAAAACAATGTTCGACCTTGCTTCCGTTACGAAGGTAATGGGAACAACTCAGGGCATTATGAAACTTGTTAGTGACGGGAAACTCTCAGTCAATGACAGGATATCTGATTTTATTCCTGAGTTTGCCCAGCATGGAAAAGAAGATATTACAGTAGCTGACCTGCTGACACACACCTCTGGTTTAACTCCTTGGAAGCCGACATACCTTTACGCTGATAATTCGGAAGAGGTCCTGAATTATATAAACAAGCTGCCCCTTGAATATCCAATTGGCACTGACAGAAGATATAGCGATTTTAGCTTTATGATGCTGGGTTTTTTGATTGAAGAGATTAGTGGACAGAAATTGGATAAATACTTAGAAGAAAATATTTATAAACCTTTAAAAATGCATGATACGATGTTTACCCCACCGGACCATTTCAAGAAAAAAATTGCGGCTACCTCATGGGGAAATCCTTATGAGTATAAAATGATTGATGACCCTAATTTCGGGTACTATGTTGAAGAAAGCCCGGACATGTTCAAATACTGGAGAAATTACACCTTAGTTGGAGAAGTTAATGATGGAAATAGCTTCTATGGCAATAAAGGTGTTGCAGGCCATGCCGGTTTATTTTCAACAGCAAGGGACCTTGCCGTATTGGGCCAGACAATGTTAAATGGGGGAACATATGGGAAAAGCAAAATGTATGATAAAGAAGTGATTGATATGTTTACCTCTCCTCAGCGCTTTGGCCAAGGTTATGGCTGGGAGCTGGGTAAAAGCTGGTATATGGGAGAACACTATTCTGACAAAGCCTTTGGCCATACAGGTTTTACCGGAACACAGGTTATTATCGATCCAGAGGAAAACCTTCAGATTATCCTGCTGACGAACAAACAAAACAACGGCCCTTTACCAAGCGGTTCATACCGGAGCACAGGCGCTCTATCTAAAGAAGTAGCTAATATTGTTTATGAATCCTTGAATTAG
- the upp gene encoding uracil phosphoribosyltransferase, translating into MAKVYVFDHPLIQHKLTYIREKSTGTKEFRELVDEVATLMAFEITRDMPLEEITIDTPVSTMKSNVLAGKKIGIIPILRAGIGMVDGILKLIPAAKVGHIGLYRDPETLQPVEYYVKLPSDVEERDFIVVDPMLATGGSAVEAIHSLKKRGGKNIKFMCLIAAPEGVEAVKEAHPDVDIYIAALDEKLNEKGYIVPGLGDAGDRLFGTK; encoded by the coding sequence ATGGCAAAGGTTTACGTATTTGATCATCCATTAATTCAGCATAAGCTTACATACATTCGTGAAAAGAGTACAGGAACAAAGGAATTCCGTGAGCTTGTCGATGAAGTGGCAACACTGATGGCATTCGAAATTACCCGTGATATGCCTTTAGAAGAAATCACAATTGATACACCAGTCAGCACGATGAAGTCCAATGTGCTTGCAGGTAAAAAGATAGGGATCATCCCAATTCTGCGCGCGGGAATTGGAATGGTTGACGGCATCCTGAAGCTGATTCCAGCTGCAAAAGTGGGCCATATCGGTTTGTACCGCGACCCGGAAACCCTGCAGCCGGTTGAATACTATGTAAAGCTTCCAAGTGATGTGGAAGAAAGAGATTTCATCGTAGTTGACCCTATGCTTGCAACGGGCGGCTCTGCAGTTGAAGCAATCCACTCTCTCAAAAAGCGCGGAGGCAAAAACATTAAATTCATGTGCCTAATTGCCGCTCCTGAAGGCGTAGAAGCTGTGAAAGAAGCTCACCCTGACGTTGATATCTATATCGCAGCATTAGACGAAAAATTGAACGAAAAAGGCTATATTGTTCCTGGCCTTGGCGATGCAGGCGACCGTTTATTCGGAACGAAATAA
- the glyA gene encoding serine hydroxymethyltransferase, producing the protein MKHLAQQDEQVFKSIQEELGRQRTKIELIASENFVSEAVMEAQGSVLTNKYAEGYPGRRYYGGCEHVDVVEDLARDRAKEIFGAEHVNVQPHSGAQANMAVYFTVLEQGDTVLGMNLSHGGHLTHGSPVNFSGVQYNFVEYGVDKETHRIDYEDVLEKARTSKPKLIVAGASAYPREIDFKRFREIADEVGAMLMVDMAHIAGLVAAGLHQNPVPFADFVTTTTHKTLRGPRGGMILCKEEYAKKIDKSIFPGIQGGPLMHVIAAKAVAFGEALQEDFKNYAGNIISNAKKLAEALQAEGIDLVSQGTDNHLLLVDLRSLGLTGKVAEKVLDEVGITVNKNTIPFDPESPFVTSGIRIGTAAVTSRGFGEKEMQEIASIIAFTLKNHEDEGKLQEAAQRVEALTGSFTLYPEY; encoded by the coding sequence ATGAAGCATTTAGCACAGCAGGATGAGCAGGTTTTCAAGTCAATTCAAGAAGAATTAGGACGCCAGAGAACAAAGATTGAATTAATCGCTTCTGAAAACTTTGTCAGTGAAGCGGTAATGGAAGCACAGGGTTCTGTTTTGACCAACAAGTATGCAGAAGGCTATCCGGGCCGCCGCTATTATGGCGGATGTGAGCATGTGGATGTAGTCGAAGATTTAGCCCGTGACCGTGCGAAAGAAATTTTTGGTGCAGAGCATGTGAACGTACAGCCGCATTCAGGTGCACAGGCAAACATGGCCGTATACTTCACTGTTTTAGAGCAGGGAGATACTGTTCTTGGCATGAATCTATCCCATGGCGGACATTTAACTCATGGCAGCCCTGTTAACTTCAGCGGCGTGCAGTACAATTTCGTTGAATATGGCGTGGATAAAGAAACACACCGCATTGATTACGAAGATGTCCTTGAAAAAGCCCGCACGTCTAAGCCGAAATTAATCGTAGCGGGTGCAAGTGCCTATCCGCGTGAAATTGACTTCAAGCGTTTCCGTGAGATTGCCGATGAAGTAGGTGCCATGCTGATGGTTGATATGGCTCATATTGCAGGACTTGTAGCTGCTGGGCTTCATCAGAATCCTGTTCCGTTCGCGGACTTTGTTACAACTACTACTCACAAGACATTGCGCGGACCGCGCGGCGGCATGATTCTCTGCAAAGAAGAATACGCGAAGAAAATTGATAAATCTATTTTCCCTGGAATCCAGGGCGGTCCTTTAATGCACGTCATTGCGGCAAAAGCAGTTGCCTTCGGCGAAGCGCTTCAGGAAGATTTCAAAAACTATGCAGGCAATATCATTTCGAATGCAAAAAAATTGGCTGAAGCATTGCAGGCTGAAGGAATTGACCTTGTATCACAGGGTACAGACAACCATTTGCTGCTGGTTGATCTCCGCTCCCTTGGCCTAACTGGGAAAGTAGCTGAGAAAGTACTTGATGAGGTCGGCATTACAGTCAACAAAAACACGATCCCTTTCGATCCGGAAAGCCCATTCGTGACAAGCGGTATCCGTATTGGTACAGCGGCCGTTACGTCCCGCGGATTTGGCGAAAAAGAAATGCAGGAAATTGCATCCATCATCGCCTTTACACTGAAAAATCATGAAGATGAAGGAAAGCTTCAAGAAGCTGCGCAGCGCGTAGAAGCCCTAACAGGCAGCTTCACTTTATATCCTGAATATTAA
- a CDS encoding TIGR01440 family protein translates to MIDQWKKEFDAIICEFSEQVPLSEKHLLVVGCSTSEVAGKRIGTAGTEQVAEMIFERLDKLRQDTGTALAFQCCEHLNRALVVERAVTEAKNLDEVAVIPHRKAGGAMATYAYEHFKDPVMVEFIKADAGIDIGDTLIGMHLKHVAVPIRTSQKSVGAAHVTMAKTRPKLIGGARAIYERNMENESCK, encoded by the coding sequence TTGATCGATCAATGGAAAAAAGAATTCGATGCAATCATATGTGAATTCAGCGAACAGGTTCCTTTAAGTGAAAAGCATCTTCTTGTAGTGGGCTGCAGCACAAGTGAAGTCGCCGGGAAAAGAATAGGCACAGCCGGAACGGAACAAGTGGCTGAAATGATTTTTGAGCGTCTGGACAAGCTCCGCCAGGACACCGGGACTGCTCTGGCTTTTCAATGCTGCGAACATTTGAACAGGGCATTGGTCGTTGAGCGGGCTGTCACCGAAGCAAAAAACCTGGATGAAGTGGCCGTCATTCCTCACCGCAAGGCCGGCGGCGCGATGGCGACATATGCCTATGAACACTTCAAAGATCCCGTCATGGTCGAGTTTATCAAGGCAGATGCCGGCATTGATATCGGCGACACACTGATCGGCATGCATCTGAAGCATGTAGCTGTTCCAATCAGGACCTCCCAAAAATCAGTCGGCGCGGCACACGTCACCATGGCCAAAACCAGGCCGAAACTCATTGGCGGGGCCCGGGCAATTTATGAACGAAATATGGAAAACGAATCTTGCAAATGA
- the rpiB gene encoding ribose 5-phosphate isomerase B gives MKIAIASDHGGLNLREEIKNLMDEMGIEYEDFGCECETSVDYPDYALPVAEKVAEGEFDKGILICGTGIGMSISANKVKGIRCALVHDVFSAKATREHNDSNILAMGERVIGPGLAREIAKVWLSTDFEGGRHENRVGKITAYETK, from the coding sequence ATGAAAATTGCAATCGCATCAGACCATGGGGGACTTAATCTCCGCGAAGAAATAAAAAACCTGATGGATGAAATGGGCATTGAATATGAAGATTTCGGCTGTGAATGCGAAACTTCGGTAGATTATCCGGATTATGCATTGCCTGTTGCCGAAAAGGTAGCGGAAGGCGAATTCGATAAAGGCATTCTGATCTGCGGAACTGGAATTGGCATGAGCATCTCTGCCAACAAAGTAAAGGGAATCCGCTGTGCACTTGTGCATGATGTATTCAGTGCAAAAGCAACCCGTGAACATAATGACAGCAACATCCTCGCTATGGGTGAACGAGTGATAGGCCCAGGCCTGGCACGTGAAATTGCAAAAGTATGGCTTTCAACAGATTTTGAAGGCGGCCGCCATGAAAACCGTGTCGGAAAGATTACTGCTTACGAAACGAAATAA
- a CDS encoding methyl-accepting chemotaxis protein — protein MGEKKGYKFGLRKKLVLFITSLAIITYTTSAIFLYFLFPSIEEMLPFGEAVFTILTLGMGIFWSGVLAFFAAGFIIKPLQKLEKTALMAANGDIGQDAELSKSDDEIRSLGIAFNHMLFNLRDMVQKIEENFRETNEKVIAMSSESSAAAEQADAIARTISEISQGADSSAVSIQSTAESMEDVLRIAQEVQDKAKASQNVSGEMVQDLMESKKVIHSLISGIEKLAQDNEESLQTVKRLEQNAVKVEQIIQLVGDIAAQTNLLALNASIEAARAGDHGKGFAVVAEEVRKLADESAQAVQGISELIKNIQEEVRNVVTQISYQVETANNEVKKGTKTNEVIEEMAKVVNEMAASVSAISGLVDNQMEGIQHTSTQSQEVAAIAEETSAGAQEVSAATQHQTAVIGNVEKLAVELKEQAEKLNSTITKFKL, from the coding sequence ATGGGGGAGAAAAAGGGCTATAAATTCGGCCTTAGGAAAAAGCTCGTATTATTCATCACATCGCTGGCCATCATTACATACACGACAAGTGCTATATTTCTTTACTTTTTATTTCCGAGCATTGAAGAGATGCTACCATTTGGAGAGGCAGTTTTTACTATTTTAACCTTAGGAATGGGGATTTTCTGGTCAGGTGTTCTTGCCTTTTTTGCTGCAGGCTTTATTATCAAACCATTGCAGAAGCTTGAAAAAACGGCCCTCATGGCCGCCAATGGGGATATCGGCCAGGATGCAGAGCTTTCCAAATCAGATGATGAGATCCGTTCATTGGGGATTGCGTTCAACCATATGCTTTTCAATTTAAGAGATATGGTTCAAAAGATTGAAGAGAACTTTCGGGAAACAAATGAAAAAGTCATTGCCATGTCTTCCGAGTCCTCAGCAGCTGCAGAGCAGGCAGATGCGATTGCCAGAACCATCAGTGAGATTTCCCAGGGAGCAGATAGTTCTGCCGTTTCTATTCAATCAACTGCTGAATCTATGGAAGATGTCCTGCGCATTGCTCAGGAAGTCCAAGATAAAGCAAAAGCTTCACAAAATGTTTCCGGTGAAATGGTTCAGGACCTGATGGAATCAAAGAAAGTGATCCATTCGCTTATTTCCGGCATAGAAAAACTGGCCCAGGATAATGAGGAATCACTTCAGACAGTAAAGCGTCTTGAGCAAAATGCCGTAAAGGTAGAGCAGATTATACAGCTTGTCGGTGACATTGCAGCACAGACAAACCTTCTTGCTTTAAATGCCTCCATTGAAGCAGCCCGTGCGGGGGACCATGGCAAAGGGTTTGCCGTGGTCGCTGAAGAAGTGCGGAAACTTGCAGATGAAAGTGCGCAGGCAGTCCAAGGCATCTCAGAACTGATAAAAAACATTCAGGAAGAGGTCCGCAATGTTGTCACGCAAATCTCTTATCAGGTGGAGACTGCTAATAATGAAGTGAAAAAAGGCACGAAAACAAATGAAGTGATAGAGGAAATGGCGAAAGTGGTCAATGAAATGGCTGCTTCAGTGTCTGCCATTTCGGGGCTGGTGGATAACCAGATGGAAGGCATACAGCATACATCCACTCAATCCCAGGAAGTAGCGGCTATTGCTGAAGAAACATCAGCAGGCGCCCAGGAGGTTTCAGCTGCCACTCAGCACCAGACAGCTGTAATCGGCAATGTGGAAAAGCTCGCCGTCGAACTAAAAGAGCAGGCAGAAAAATTAAATAGCACCATTACTAAATTTAAATTATAA
- a CDS encoding low molecular weight protein arginine phosphatase — protein MANVLFVCTGNTCRSPMAEAILKSRSIPGVEVKSAGVYAADGSEASANTKSVLEQHGILLQHQSSSINEDLIDWATYILTMTAGHKNTVLSMFPGAEGKTFTLKEFAGAAGDIIDPYGGPVEIYRSTFKELTEAIEQILDRVKRED, from the coding sequence ATGGCAAATGTATTATTTGTTTGTACGGGAAATACATGCAGAAGCCCAATGGCAGAAGCCATTTTAAAAAGCAGATCGATTCCCGGTGTGGAAGTGAAGTCGGCTGGCGTATATGCGGCAGACGGCAGTGAAGCATCCGCGAATACGAAAAGTGTGCTGGAGCAGCACGGCATTCTGCTTCAGCATCAGTCATCCAGTATAAATGAAGATTTAATAGACTGGGCGACCTATATTTTAACGATGACAGCCGGCCACAAAAATACGGTTCTGTCCATGTTTCCTGGCGCAGAGGGCAAAACCTTCACATTAAAAGAGTTTGCCGGAGCTGCGGGAGATATAATTGATCCATATGGGGGGCCGGTTGAGATATATAGAAGCACATTTAAGGAATTGACAGAAGCGATTGAACAAATTTTGGATCGTGTCAAGAGAGAAGATTAA
- a CDS encoding manganese efflux pump MntP, with translation MSAMIGEILTLALMAFALGMDAFSVGLGMGMYKLRLRQIVKIGITIGLFHVWMPLLGMIAGRFLSNTFGAIAGYAGGGLLLLLGVQMIWSSFRDDEDSLITPVGIGLLIFALSVSLDSFSVGLSLGIYGAKTFLVLVFFGAGAALLTWAGLLTGRKVQSWIGSYSEALGGAILLAFGIKLLIG, from the coding sequence ATGTCTGCAATGATTGGAGAAATTTTAACACTGGCTTTAATGGCATTCGCATTGGGAATGGATGCCTTTTCAGTAGGTCTTGGCATGGGGATGTACAAACTCCGCCTCAGACAAATAGTTAAAATCGGCATCACCATTGGACTTTTCCATGTATGGATGCCTTTATTGGGAATGATAGCAGGCAGATTCCTTTCAAATACATTTGGAGCCATTGCCGGATATGCTGGCGGGGGGCTGCTCCTTTTATTAGGTGTGCAGATGATTTGGTCAAGCTTCAGGGATGATGAAGACAGCTTAATTACGCCAGTGGGCATAGGGCTGCTGATTTTTGCACTGAGCGTCAGCCTTGATAGTTTCTCAGTCGGCCTAAGCCTTGGAATCTACGGAGCTAAAACATTCCTGGTGCTCGTATTCTTCGGAGCCGGGGCGGCCCTCCTCACATGGGCCGGCCTCCTCACCGGCAGAAAAGTCCAAAGCTGGATCGGCTCCTACAGCGAAGCTCTCGGAGGCGCCATCCTCCTCGCTTTTGGGATAAAGCTTTTAATAGGGTGA
- a CDS encoding L-threonylcarbamoyladenylate synthase, with translation MITKRWSVDNSVDKEDSYSQCSQAADLLKNNEVVAFPTETVYGLGGNAKNDEAVKKIFEAKGRPSDNPLIIHIADKAQLDAFITEIPQKAQTLMEQFWPGPLTLIFTHKEGILSEYATAGLSTVAVRMPDHPVALALLKKTGLPIAAPSANRSGRPSPTTADHVWEDLNGRIAGLVDGGPTGVGVESTVVDCTAEVPVILRPGGITREQLEEVVGEVSVDPALADESQAPKSPGMKYRHYAPDAPLYLVEGTREDIQQFVEDRKQEGLSVGVLTTVENREFYHADYVYACGQREKLETVASSLYEALRYFNTTDADVIFSEMFPGEGVGHAIMNRLMKAAGHRVVSR, from the coding sequence ATGATTACAAAGAGATGGTCGGTGGATAACAGTGTGGATAAAGAAGATAGTTATTCACAGTGTTCACAGGCTGCCGATCTGCTGAAAAATAATGAAGTGGTCGCTTTTCCAACAGAAACCGTATATGGATTAGGCGGGAATGCGAAAAATGATGAAGCGGTCAAAAAAATATTCGAGGCGAAAGGACGTCCCAGTGATAATCCACTGATTATCCACATTGCTGATAAAGCTCAGCTGGACGCTTTTATAACGGAAATTCCGCAAAAGGCACAGACACTGATGGAACAATTTTGGCCGGGACCGCTTACGCTCATCTTTACTCATAAGGAGGGCATTCTTTCCGAATATGCCACAGCAGGTTTATCCACAGTGGCTGTGAGAATGCCGGATCATCCGGTTGCCTTGGCTCTGCTGAAGAAAACAGGTCTGCCCATTGCGGCTCCAAGTGCGAACCGGTCCGGAAGGCCAAGTCCGACAACGGCTGACCATGTCTGGGAAGATCTGAATGGAAGAATTGCCGGATTAGTGGACGGAGGTCCGACTGGTGTTGGTGTGGAATCAACCGTTGTGGATTGTACGGCTGAAGTGCCGGTGATCCTAAGGCCGGGCGGCATTACAAGAGAACAGCTTGAAGAGGTTGTGGGAGAGGTCAGCGTAGACCCGGCATTAGCGGATGAAAGCCAGGCGCCGAAATCTCCGGGTATGAAGTACCGTCACTATGCGCCGGATGCACCTCTATATTTAGTAGAAGGAACAAGAGAGGATATCCAGCAATTTGTTGAGGATAGGAAGCAGGAAGGTCTTTCAGTCGGCGTTCTGACTACAGTGGAAAACCGGGAATTCTATCATGCTGACTATGTGTATGCGTGCGGGCAGCGGGAAAAGCTTGAGACCGTGGCAAGCTCCCTCTATGAAGCATTAAGATATTTCAATACAACAGATGCTGATGTTATTTTCAGTGAGATGTTTCCGGGGGAAGGCGTGGGGCATGCCATCATGAACCGCCTGATGAAGGCAGCTGGTCACAGGGTCGTTAGCAGATAG
- a CDS encoding GNAT family N-acetyltransferase, whose translation METGVVRCAHASDVENLASFLESANLSTDGIKEAIECFLIMENDSGDIKATLGIEPHGKVGLLRSLVMTSTATEKDLFILFEQILMLARDRGMEALYLASNKRNSLAFFSLLGFKEEETGHLPEVLFESEHVKHILTVDNSFFLKLSM comes from the coding sequence ATGGAAACAGGTGTAGTGAGATGTGCTCATGCTTCAGATGTGGAGAATCTGGCATCTTTTCTGGAATCGGCAAACTTAAGTACGGATGGGATAAAGGAAGCAATTGAATGTTTTTTAATTATGGAGAATGATTCCGGGGATATTAAGGCTACCCTGGGAATTGAACCCCATGGCAAGGTCGGTCTCTTGAGATCCCTTGTGATGACATCCACAGCAACTGAAAAAGATTTATTTATATTGTTTGAGCAAATATTAATGCTGGCCAGGGATCGGGGCATGGAGGCCCTGTATCTCGCATCGAATAAACGAAATTCACTGGCCTTTTTCAGCCTGCTTGGTTTCAAGGAGGAAGAAACAGGGCACTTGCCTGAAGTATTATTCGAGTCAGAGCATGTTAAACACATCCTGACTGTGGATAACTCTTTCTTTTTGAAATTATCCATGTGA
- a CDS encoding KGG domain-containing protein: protein MAKNNNNNNDKMSREERGRMGGEATSRNHDKEFYQEIGSKGGEATAENHDKDFYQEIGKKGGEATAENHDSEFYQEIGQKGGEATAENHDKEFYQEIGRKGGEATSENHDRDFYEEIGRKGGNSND, encoded by the coding sequence ATGGCTAAAAACAACAACAATAACAACGATAAAATGTCTCGTGAGGAACGAGGACGCATGGGCGGAGAAGCAACAAGCCGCAACCATGATAAGGAATTCTATCAGGAAATCGGCTCCAAAGGCGGAGAAGCAACAGCTGAAAACCATGACAAGGACTTCTACCAGGAAATAGGCAAAAAAGGCGGAGAAGCGACAGCTGAAAATCATGATAGTGAATTCTATCAGGAGATTGGCCAAAAAGGCGGAGAAGCAACAGCCGAAAATCATGACAAGGAATTCTACCAGGAAATTGGACGTAAAGGCGGAGAAGCAACAAGTGAAAATCATGACCGCGATTTCTACGAAGAAATCGGCCGAAAAGGCGGCAACTCGAACGACTAA
- the spoIIR gene encoding stage II sporulation protein R → MNTKTIVKLYVLILSLGTILSLYIPQTEVTADEPMVIPNEAIRLRILANSDNEEDQAVKRKVRDAVNAEITEWVAELTSIEDARELIQSRLPEIQKIAEQVVAEEGSNQSVNADFGKVSFPTKLYGQFLYPAGEYEAILITLGEGKGANWWCVLFPPLCFLDFSNGVAVSEGFEEGEKKGVVQAEEIAADTDSEKETPPVYTEEDEEPVEVKFFLVEIWEKIFG, encoded by the coding sequence ATGAACACAAAAACGATTGTGAAATTATATGTATTGATTTTATCCTTAGGAACCATTTTAAGTTTATATATACCGCAAACAGAAGTGACAGCTGATGAACCGATGGTAATACCAAATGAGGCCATCAGGCTGCGCATTCTGGCTAATAGCGATAATGAAGAGGACCAGGCGGTTAAAAGAAAAGTAAGGGACGCAGTAAATGCAGAAATCACAGAGTGGGTGGCAGAGCTGACGTCAATCGAAGATGCCCGCGAACTGATTCAGTCCAGATTGCCTGAGATTCAGAAGATTGCCGAACAAGTAGTAGCTGAAGAAGGGTCGAACCAAAGTGTAAATGCCGACTTTGGAAAAGTCAGCTTCCCGACGAAATTATACGGACAATTCTTATATCCTGCAGGCGAGTACGAAGCGATCCTTATCACTCTTGGCGAAGGAAAAGGCGCCAACTGGTGGTGTGTGCTGTTCCCTCCTCTATGCTTCCTTGACTTCTCAAACGGAGTAGCTGTAAGTGAAGGATTTGAAGAAGGAGAAAAGAAGGGAGTAGTACAAGCAGAAGAAATCGCGGCTGACACAGACTCCGAAAAAGAAACCCCTCCTGTTTACACGGAGGAAGATGAAGAACCAGTAGAAGTAAAATTCTTCTTAGTAGAAATATGGGAAAAAATATTTGGTTAA
- the prmC gene encoding peptide chain release factor N(5)-glutamine methyltransferase codes for MKVYEALNWASSFLKTSNRDENAGELLLQHFMKMSRASFLANLREELNPEILAEFQRAVQAHAAGQPVQYIIGSEEFYGRTFQVNEDVLIPRPETEELVYNALQKINKLFGTVTGLEMADIGTGSGAIAVTMKLEKPELNVTATDIYGPTLELAQKNAEQNGAEIEFFQGDLLQPLISKGKKFDIILSNPPYIPERDIEWMSDVVTKHEPHRALFAGEEGLDLYKRFMAELPAVIKDRALIGFEVGAGQSEAVSALLQKAFPHADIETICDINGKDRMVFAEIG; via the coding sequence ATGAAAGTATATGAAGCCCTCAACTGGGCTTCTTCTTTTTTAAAGACATCAAATCGTGATGAGAATGCCGGTGAGCTGCTATTGCAGCATTTTATGAAAATGAGCAGGGCAAGCTTTCTGGCTAATCTGCGCGAAGAATTAAATCCGGAGATCCTGGCTGAATTCCAAAGAGCTGTGCAGGCACACGCAGCGGGCCAGCCTGTTCAGTATATCATTGGATCTGAGGAATTTTACGGGCGCACCTTCCAGGTGAATGAAGATGTCCTTATTCCAAGGCCGGAAACAGAAGAACTGGTTTATAACGCTCTGCAGAAAATAAACAAGCTGTTTGGCACTGTAACTGGACTTGAAATGGCGGACATTGGCACCGGAAGCGGAGCGATTGCTGTTACGATGAAGCTCGAGAAACCGGAATTAAATGTTACGGCCACAGATATTTATGGGCCGACCCTTGAGCTTGCTCAAAAAAATGCAGAACAGAATGGCGCAGAAATCGAATTTTTCCAGGGAGACCTTCTCCAGCCCCTTATCTCAAAAGGAAAGAAATTTGATATCATTCTATCAAACCCTCCGTATATACCGGAAAGGGATATCGAGTGGATGTCAGATGTAGTCACCAAGCACGAGCCGCATCGTGCCCTTTTTGCAGGGGAAGAGGGACTGGATCTATACAAGCGCTTTATGGCAGAGCTGCCAGCTGTCATCAAAGACCGTGCCCTCATCGGTTTCGAGGTAGGAGCCGGCCAAAGTGAAGCAGTTTCTGCACTCCTTCAAAAGGCTTTTCCACATGCCGATATAGAAACCATCTGCGACATAAATGGCAAAGACCGGATGGTTTTTGCGGAAATCGGATGA